The following are from one region of the Pelagibius sp. CAU 1746 genome:
- a CDS encoding ABC transporter permease produces MSGFFQRNGAAISTYLLLAVFFWVVMMIVLPQAYMLNFSFRHDLLPNQIGGPNDVYTLSNYEYLLFGRPGDEELFNYLHLTVFLRTIIASIFVTLLDFALCYPIAYYIAQVAKGGYARSMILLLILPFWVNEILRAFAFRILFGTSGVINAFLQTMGILDEPIDFLRADVALYAGLSYAYILLMVFPLYNAIESLDHNQVEAARDLGSPWWRIHWRVVMPHAKPGIASGCTLVFMLSAGALAAPQILGGPSSLWFTQIIYQWFNTGGNWAQGSAYAIVLLLACLVFVLTVMKVFKVSLGEIAR; encoded by the coding sequence ATGAGTGGTTTCTTTCAGCGCAACGGCGCGGCGATTTCGACCTACCTGCTGCTGGCGGTTTTCTTCTGGGTGGTCATGATGATCGTCCTGCCGCAGGCTTATATGCTGAACTTCTCTTTCCGCCACGATCTGTTGCCAAACCAGATTGGCGGGCCGAACGACGTCTACACGCTCAGCAACTACGAATACCTGCTGTTCGGCCGGCCGGGCGACGAGGAACTGTTCAACTACCTGCACTTGACGGTCTTCCTGCGCACCATCATCGCCTCGATCTTCGTCACGCTGCTGGACTTCGCGCTCTGCTATCCGATCGCCTACTACATCGCCCAGGTTGCCAAGGGCGGCTATGCACGCTCCATGATCCTGCTGTTGATCCTGCCCTTCTGGGTGAACGAGATTCTGCGGGCCTTCGCCTTCCGAATCCTCTTCGGCACGTCGGGCGTCATTAATGCCTTTCTGCAGACCATGGGAATTCTGGACGAGCCTATCGACTTCCTGCGCGCCGACGTCGCGCTCTACGCGGGTCTGTCCTACGCTTATATCCTCCTCATGGTCTTCCCGCTCTACAACGCCATCGAGAGCCTGGACCATAACCAGGTGGAGGCTGCGCGCGACCTGGGCTCGCCGTGGTGGCGCATCCACTGGCGGGTGGTCATGCCGCACGCCAAGCCGGGCATCGCCTCGGGCTGCACCCTGGTCTTCATGCTTTCGGCAGGTGCCCTGGCAGCGCCGCAGATCCTCGGCGGGCCATCGAGCCTGTGGTTCACGCAGATCATCTACCAGTGGTTCAACACCGGCGGCAACTGGGCCCAGGGTTCGGCCTATGCCATCGTGCTGTTGCTCGCTTGCCTTGTCTTCGTGCTGACGGTGATGAAGGTCTTCAAGGTCAGCCTTGGGGAGATCGCGCGATGA
- a CDS encoding inositol monophosphatase, which yields MIDIAKVSAVIEEIAAADVLPRFQALAAHEIEEKAAGELVTVVDVAVENLLTSRLKDLLPGSLVVGEEAVHADPTLMKQVTADAPVWIIDPIDGTRNFAHGREAFAIMVALVQGDESEAAWILEPVSGRFGVAERGSGAWMGGRRLRVAAPDTPARMTGSLHASSYAPKELARRVDQRRDRVKAVKSLRCAGAEYLRLAAGETHFSLFTRLMPWDHVPGTLLHQEAGGTALCFDGTPYTAGRYRDLGLLMAPDRASWDALYGTLLDD from the coding sequence TTGATCGATATCGCAAAAGTTTCCGCCGTCATCGAGGAAATCGCCGCGGCGGACGTGCTGCCGCGCTTTCAGGCCCTCGCCGCACACGAGATCGAGGAGAAAGCCGCCGGCGAGCTGGTCACGGTGGTCGACGTGGCGGTGGAGAACCTGCTCACGTCCCGCCTCAAGGACCTGCTGCCGGGCTCCCTGGTGGTGGGGGAGGAGGCGGTCCACGCCGACCCCACGCTGATGAAACAGGTCACGGCCGACGCCCCGGTGTGGATCATCGATCCCATCGACGGTACCCGCAACTTCGCGCACGGCCGCGAGGCCTTCGCCATCATGGTCGCGCTCGTCCAGGGAGACGAGAGTGAGGCCGCCTGGATCCTGGAGCCGGTCAGCGGCCGCTTCGGGGTCGCCGAGCGCGGCAGCGGCGCCTGGATGGGCGGACGCCGCCTGCGGGTCGCCGCGCCGGATACGCCGGCGCGCATGACCGGCAGCCTCCACGCCTCCAGCTACGCGCCCAAGGAACTGGCCCGGCGGGTCGATCAGCGCCGCGACCGGGTGAAGGCCGTGAAGTCGTTGCGCTGCGCCGGGGCGGAGTACCTGCGCCTGGCCGCCGGAGAGACCCACTTCTCGCTCTTCACCCGCCTGATGCCCTGGGACCACGTCCCCGGCACGCTGCTGCACCAGGAGGCCGGCGGCACCGCCCTCTGCTTCGACGGCACGCCCTATACCGCTGGCCGCTACCGCGACCTGGGCCTGCTCATGGCGCCTGACCGGGCAAGCTGGGACGCCCTCTACGGGACACTGCTGGACGATTGA
- the ald gene encoding alanine dehydrogenase, giving the protein MLVGVPKEVKNHEYRVGLVPSSVRELVHHGHKVMVETGAGAGIGFTDADYQAAGAEIAADAESVFTKAEMIVKVKEPQPAEYARLREGQLLFTYLHLAPDLEQTQGLIDSGCIAVAYETVTNARGGLPLLAPMSEVAGRMSVQVGAHCLEKEQGGSGMLLGGVPGVAAARVVIIGGGVSGTNAARMAMGMEAHVTVIDRSLERLYELDLQFGPMLNTIYSTVDAIERHVVGADLVIGAVLVPGAAAPKLVTREMVRQMRPGSALVDIAIDQGGCFETSRGTTHSDPTYIEEGAVHYCVTNMPGAVARTSTFALNNATLPFTLALANKGYRRALADDPHLKEGLNVAGGKVTYKAVAEAHGMDYVAAEEALGL; this is encoded by the coding sequence ATGCTCGTGGGCGTGCCAAAGGAAGTGAAGAACCACGAATACCGGGTTGGCCTGGTGCCATCCTCGGTGCGCGAACTGGTTCACCACGGCCACAAGGTAATGGTCGAGACCGGGGCCGGCGCGGGGATCGGCTTCACCGACGCGGATTACCAGGCCGCGGGCGCCGAGATCGCGGCAGACGCGGAAAGCGTCTTCACCAAGGCTGAGATGATCGTCAAGGTGAAGGAGCCGCAGCCGGCCGAATATGCCCGCCTGCGCGAAGGCCAACTGCTCTTCACTTACCTGCATCTGGCTCCGGATCTGGAGCAGACCCAGGGCCTGATCGATTCCGGCTGCATCGCCGTGGCCTACGAGACCGTGACCAACGCCCGCGGCGGCCTGCCTTTGCTGGCGCCCATGAGCGAGGTCGCCGGACGCATGTCCGTGCAAGTCGGCGCCCACTGCCTGGAGAAGGAGCAGGGCGGCTCCGGGATGCTGCTGGGCGGCGTGCCGGGCGTCGCCGCCGCGCGGGTGGTGATCATCGGCGGCGGTGTGTCCGGCACCAACGCGGCGCGCATGGCCATGGGCATGGAGGCCCATGTCACGGTGATCGACCGGTCGCTGGAACGCCTCTACGAACTGGACCTGCAGTTCGGCCCCATGCTGAACACCATCTATTCGACCGTCGACGCCATCGAACGCCATGTCGTCGGCGCCGACCTGGTGATCGGCGCCGTACTGGTGCCGGGCGCCGCGGCGCCCAAGCTGGTGACCCGCGAGATGGTGCGCCAGATGCGCCCCGGCTCGGCCTTGGTGGACATCGCCATCGACCAGGGCGGCTGCTTCGAGACCTCGCGCGGCACCACCCACTCGGATCCCACCTACATCGAGGAAGGCGCGGTCCACTACTGCGTCACCAACATGCCGGGGGCGGTTGCCCGCACCTCGACCTTCGCCCTCAACAACGCCACGCTGCCCTTCACCCTGGCGCTGGCCAACAAGGGCTACCGCAGGGCCCTGGCCGACGACCCGCACCTGAAGGAAGGGCTCAACGTGGCCGGCGGCAAGGTTACCTACAAGGCGGTGGCCGAAGCCCATGGCATGGACTACGTGGCGGCCGAAGAGGCCCTGGGGCTGTAA
- a CDS encoding extracellular solute-binding protein, whose amino-acid sequence MKRTGKPTNSEKTHRAVRDFSRRTLLKQAAAGGAIVAVAPAIVSRETLASSGELIVMNWSDYLPKSFLEGFEKKTGIKIKHTPYGSNEELLNKMRATKGRGFDLVGPTVDRAGEWKPLGLLQPFDMNRIDTSKVVPGLLKGSTDGWTWDGGNHHLPYHWGTEALAWRTDKWKQDYANLSYGDLWLPELKGKVMGRPHSMMLGIGLYLDSSGKVPSNRMLDAYKDEATMRKIWDEITKFAVEHKPWLKQFWNDADAQINGFMQNDVVLGQTWDGPPLRLKKEGKPVTYMAPQEGALTWLDGLAMPIGAKNIDEIYEYINYVYDAEVNGLIANETGYNPVAIGAENYLSPESKKAFSEAYPDDALDRLWWWPPSEPWYTEIRAEYRDKFVAA is encoded by the coding sequence GTGAAAAGGACCGGAAAGCCAACCAACAGCGAGAAGACGCACCGCGCCGTGCGGGACTTCTCGCGCCGCACGCTGCTGAAGCAGGCGGCGGCCGGCGGCGCCATCGTCGCCGTCGCACCCGCGATCGTGAGCCGGGAGACGCTTGCCTCCTCGGGTGAACTGATCGTCATGAATTGGTCCGACTATCTGCCGAAGTCCTTCCTGGAAGGCTTCGAGAAGAAGACGGGCATCAAGATCAAGCACACGCCTTACGGCTCCAACGAAGAGCTGTTGAACAAGATGCGCGCCACCAAGGGCCGCGGTTTCGATCTGGTCGGTCCGACCGTCGACCGTGCCGGCGAGTGGAAGCCGCTGGGCCTGCTGCAGCCCTTCGACATGAACCGTATCGATACCTCCAAGGTCGTTCCGGGCCTGCTCAAGGGCTCGACCGATGGCTGGACCTGGGACGGCGGCAACCACCACCTGCCCTACCACTGGGGCACCGAGGCCCTGGCTTGGCGCACCGACAAGTGGAAGCAGGACTATGCGAACCTGTCTTACGGCGATCTCTGGCTGCCGGAGTTGAAGGGCAAGGTCATGGGCCGCCCGCATTCCATGATGCTGGGCATCGGCCTCTATCTCGATTCTTCCGGCAAGGTCCCGTCCAACCGCATGCTCGACGCTTACAAGGACGAGGCGACCATGCGGAAGATCTGGGACGAGATCACCAAGTTCGCCGTGGAGCACAAGCCCTGGCTGAAGCAGTTCTGGAACGACGCCGACGCTCAGATCAACGGCTTCATGCAGAACGACGTGGTTTTGGGCCAGACCTGGGACGGTCCGCCGCTGCGCCTGAAGAAGGAAGGCAAGCCGGTGACCTACATGGCGCCGCAGGAAGGCGCCCTCACCTGGCTCGACGGTCTCGCCATGCCCATCGGCGCAAAGAACATCGACGAGATCTACGAGTACATCAACTACGTCTACGATGCCGAGGTGAACGGCCTGATCGCCAACGAAACCGGCTACAATCCGGTGGCCATCGGCGCCGAGAACTACCTCTCGCCCGAGAGCAAGAAGGCCTTCAGCGAAGCCTATCCCGACGACGCCCTCGACCGTCTGTGGTGGTGGCCGCCGTCGGAGCCCTGGTACACCGAGATCCGTGCCGAGTACCGCGATAAGTTCGTTGCGGCCTGA
- a CDS encoding transporter substrate-binding domain-containing protein — protein sequence MDNLDAARAELSEPTKLRVGINLGNILLVTGKGPAGEPQGVAPDLAAEAARRLGVEVAYRTYPMPGELADALEHDEWDIGLIAVEPKRAESIAFCEPYVEIEGGYLVPPDSPIKAIEDVDRPGLRIAVANRAAYDLYLSRSLKHAELCRAEGLGGAFELFVDENLDALAGLKPALLDNAASLPGSRVLDGNFSTVGQAIGTKPRNAALKAFLDAFTADAKAVGLVAELIDKHGVSGKLQVPR from the coding sequence ATGGACAATCTCGATGCGGCACGGGCTGAACTAAGCGAGCCGACAAAGCTGCGCGTCGGCATCAATCTGGGCAACATCCTGCTGGTGACCGGCAAGGGGCCGGCCGGAGAGCCGCAGGGCGTCGCGCCGGACCTGGCCGCGGAGGCGGCGCGGCGTCTGGGCGTTGAGGTCGCTTACCGGACCTATCCGATGCCCGGCGAACTGGCCGACGCACTGGAGCACGACGAGTGGGACATCGGCCTCATCGCCGTGGAACCCAAACGTGCCGAAAGCATCGCCTTCTGCGAGCCCTACGTGGAGATCGAGGGCGGCTACCTGGTGCCGCCGGACTCGCCGATTAAGGCCATCGAGGACGTCGACCGTCCGGGCCTGCGCATCGCCGTCGCCAACCGGGCGGCCTACGACCTCTACCTCAGCCGCAGCCTGAAGCACGCGGAGCTGTGCCGCGCCGAGGGCCTGGGCGGCGCCTTCGAACTCTTCGTTGACGAAAACCTCGACGCCCTGGCGGGCCTGAAGCCCGCCCTGCTGGACAACGCCGCGAGCCTGCCGGGCTCCCGCGTTCTGGACGGCAACTTCTCCACGGTCGGCCAAGCCATCGGCACCAAGCCGCGCAACGCCGCCCTCAAGGCCTTCCTCGACGCCTTTACGGCCGATGCCAAGGCCGTCGGCCTGGTGGCGGAACTGATCGACAAGCATGGCGTCAGCGGCAAGCTGCAGGTCCCACGCTGA
- a CDS encoding ABC transporter ATP-binding protein, with protein MSADVELDHMTIRFGEFTAVKDANLKIEDGEFFSFLGPSGCGKTTILRAISGFLEPTEGEVRIGGRNMKGIGPNKRPTALIFQNLALFPLMTVADNIAFGLEVRGVSKSERRKRADELLDLIALGDQGNKKVSELSGGQKQRVAIARALAVEPNVLLLDEPLSALDLKLRQHMRTELRAIQQRVGITFIYITHDQGEALTMSDRIAVMSQGIIQQVGTGTEVYENSQTAFVASFVGENNPFHGQVVGTEGGDALIDTSFGRLRGRNLRGLRTGQPAMLFVRPESMSFANGDAENVIESQVLHSEFEGSFFSVFLRGEGPKDIVMSMTNSGDLPQYREGQSARVAFKAERALVLPVGEVADE; from the coding sequence ATGAGCGCGGATGTCGAGCTCGATCACATGACGATTCGCTTCGGCGAATTCACGGCGGTCAAAGACGCAAATCTGAAAATCGAAGACGGAGAGTTCTTCAGTTTCCTCGGCCCTTCGGGCTGCGGCAAGACGACGATCCTGCGCGCCATCTCCGGCTTCCTGGAGCCGACCGAGGGCGAGGTGCGGATCGGCGGCAGGAACATGAAAGGCATCGGCCCGAACAAGCGCCCGACGGCGTTGATCTTCCAGAACCTGGCGCTGTTCCCGCTGATGACGGTGGCCGACAACATTGCCTTCGGCTTGGAGGTGCGCGGCGTCAGCAAGTCCGAGCGCCGCAAGCGGGCCGACGAGCTGCTGGATCTCATCGCCCTCGGTGATCAGGGAAACAAGAAGGTCAGCGAGCTGTCCGGCGGCCAGAAGCAGCGCGTGGCCATCGCCCGCGCCCTGGCGGTGGAACCCAACGTGTTGCTGCTCGACGAGCCGCTTTCGGCCTTGGACCTGAAGCTGCGCCAGCACATGCGCACGGAGCTGCGCGCCATCCAGCAGCGCGTCGGCATCACCTTCATCTACATCACCCACGACCAGGGCGAGGCACTGACCATGTCGGACCGCATCGCCGTCATGAGCCAGGGCATCATCCAGCAGGTCGGCACCGGCACCGAGGTCTACGAGAATTCCCAGACCGCTTTCGTCGCCTCTTTCGTCGGTGAGAACAATCCCTTCCACGGCCAGGTGGTCGGCACCGAGGGCGGCGACGCCCTGATCGACACCAGCTTTGGGCGCCTGCGCGGCCGCAACCTGCGCGGCCTTCGGACCGGTCAACCGGCGATGCTCTTCGTGCGTCCCGAGTCCATGTCCTTCGCCAACGGCGACGCCGAAAACGTCATCGAGAGCCAGGTGCTGCACAGCGAATTCGAAGGGTCTTTCTTCTCGGTTTTCCTGCGCGGCGAAGGGCCTAAGGACATCGTCATGTCGATGACCAACTCCGGCGATCTGCCGCAATACCGGGAAGGCCAATCGGCCCGAGTTGCCTTCAAGGCCGAACGGGCCTTGGTGCTGCCGGTGGGGGAAGTGGCCGATGAATAG
- a CDS encoding aspartate aminotransferase family protein produces the protein MNFIPPIPNSLEQHWMPFTANRHFKANPRILTGAEGMYFTTDHGNKVIDGSAGLFCVAAGHGRREIAEAVNEALTKMDYVPPFQFGHPASFEVARRIAAVTPGDLDHIFFSNSGSEAVETALKIALAYHKAKGEGQRLRLVGRERAYHGVNFGGLTVAGMINNKKAFGLGLPGACHLRHTQLPEHNFVVGQPETGAELADDLQRFVELHGADSIACCIVEPIAGSTGVLVPPKGYLQRLREICDQHGILLIFDEVICGFGRTGKQFGADSFEVMPDMVTMAKALTNGVVPMGAVAVNDKVHQTLMDAAPENAIELFHGYTYSGCPVASAAAIATRNIFEEEKLVERAAKMSPKFLEALYSLKDLPVVTDIRGYGMIGGVDLATKGSPGVRGLEVMQELYDAGCMVKLTGDCVLVSPPLVCEENHLDEIFTKLRGVLTKH, from the coding sequence ATGAACTTCATTCCGCCGATTCCGAATTCGCTCGAACAGCACTGGATGCCCTTTACGGCCAACCGCCATTTCAAGGCCAACCCGCGCATTCTGACCGGCGCCGAGGGCATGTACTTCACCACCGACCACGGCAACAAGGTGATCGACGGGTCCGCCGGTCTGTTCTGCGTCGCCGCCGGCCACGGCCGCCGCGAGATCGCGGAAGCGGTGAACGAAGCGCTGACCAAGATGGACTACGTGCCGCCATTCCAGTTCGGCCATCCGGCGTCCTTCGAGGTGGCCCGGCGCATCGCGGCGGTAACTCCGGGCGACCTGGACCATATCTTCTTCTCCAACTCCGGCTCCGAAGCGGTGGAAACGGCGCTGAAGATCGCGCTGGCCTATCACAAGGCCAAGGGCGAGGGGCAGCGCCTGCGCCTGGTGGGGCGTGAGCGCGCCTACCACGGCGTCAACTTCGGCGGCCTGACCGTCGCCGGTATGATCAACAACAAGAAAGCCTTCGGTCTGGGGCTGCCCGGCGCCTGCCACCTGCGCCACACCCAGTTGCCGGAGCACAACTTCGTCGTCGGCCAGCCGGAAACCGGCGCGGAGCTCGCCGACGACCTGCAGCGCTTCGTCGAGCTGCACGGCGCGGACTCCATCGCCTGCTGCATCGTCGAGCCAATCGCCGGTTCGACCGGCGTGCTGGTACCGCCCAAGGGCTACCTGCAGCGGCTGCGTGAGATCTGCGACCAGCACGGCATCCTGCTGATCTTCGACGAAGTGATTTGCGGTTTCGGGCGCACCGGTAAGCAGTTCGGCGCCGACAGCTTCGAGGTCATGCCGGACATGGTCACCATGGCCAAGGCCCTGACCAACGGCGTGGTGCCCATGGGCGCCGTCGCGGTCAACGACAAAGTCCATCAGACCCTGATGGACGCGGCGCCGGAGAACGCGATCGAGTTGTTCCACGGATATACCTATTCCGGCTGCCCCGTGGCCTCCGCCGCGGCCATCGCCACCCGCAACATCTTCGAGGAGGAGAAGCTGGTGGAGCGCGCGGCAAAGATGAGCCCGAAGTTCCTGGAGGCGCTCTACTCGCTGAAGGACCTCCCGGTGGTCACCGACATCCGCGGCTATGGCATGATCGGCGGCGTCGACCTGGCGACGAAGGGCAGCCCGGGCGTCCGCGGCCTGGAAGTGATGCAGGAGCTCTATGATGCCGGTTGCATGGTGAAGCTGACGGGCGACTGCGTGCTGGTTTCGCCGCCGCTGGTTTGCGAGGAGAACCACCTGGACGAGATCTTCACCAAGCTGCGCGGCGTTCTCACCAAGCACTGA
- a CDS encoding ABC transporter permease subunit — MSSQGLQKLMVSFYILLFFLFLFAPLFMMGAAAFNDVEFPQVIPWEGFTLRWFPALFDDDLMIEGFVNSIWIGIGVMALSVPIGLAAAIVMTQVHKKLQTVYYTVVVSPVLMPGVILGISTLVFWDKLGTFMEAEYESFYYSGMFLTIIGQSTFISAYTMLIFLARLQRFDRTQEEAALDLGATHVQVFWKVLIPFLRPAIFSAMGLAFLTSFENYNTTVFTIQAESTLTTVLAGKVRMGTQPDLAALAVLIIAVTLVGAVAIEIAQRREQRKEWAAKAAAAKAERAAEVGG; from the coding sequence ATGAGCTCCCAGGGCCTCCAGAAGTTGATGGTCTCCTTCTATATCCTGCTATTTTTCCTGTTCCTCTTCGCGCCGCTCTTCATGATGGGCGCGGCGGCCTTCAACGACGTGGAGTTCCCGCAGGTTATTCCCTGGGAGGGCTTCACCCTGCGCTGGTTCCCGGCGCTGTTCGACGACGACCTGATGATCGAGGGTTTCGTGAACTCGATCTGGATCGGCATCGGCGTCATGGCGCTCTCGGTGCCCATCGGCTTGGCCGCCGCCATCGTGATGACACAGGTGCACAAGAAGCTGCAGACGGTCTACTACACCGTGGTGGTTTCGCCGGTGCTGATGCCCGGCGTCATCCTCGGCATCTCGACCCTGGTGTTCTGGGACAAGCTCGGTACCTTCATGGAAGCCGAGTACGAGAGCTTCTATTACAGCGGCATGTTCCTGACCATCATCGGCCAGTCGACCTTCATTTCCGCCTACACCATGCTGATTTTTCTGGCGCGCCTGCAGCGCTTCGACCGCACCCAGGAGGAAGCGGCCCTCGACCTCGGCGCTACCCACGTCCAGGTCTTCTGGAAGGTACTGATCCCCTTCCTGCGGCCGGCCATCTTCTCGGCCATGGGTCTGGCCTTCCTGACCTCCTTCGAGAACTACAACACCACGGTCTTCACCATCCAGGCCGAGAGCACCCTGACCACCGTTCTGGCCGGCAAGGTGCGCATGGGCACCCAGCCGGACCTGGCCGCCCTGGCCGTGCTGATTATCGCCGTGACCCTGGTCGGCGCCGTGGCCATCGAGATTGCGCAGCGCCGCGAGCAGCGAAAGGAATGGGCGGCCAAGGCCGCCGCTGCCAAGGCCGAGCGGGCGGCGGAAGTCGGCGGATAG
- the groL gene encoding chaperonin GroEL (60 kDa chaperone family; promotes refolding of misfolded polypeptides especially under stressful conditions; forms two stacked rings of heptamers to form a barrel-shaped 14mer; ends can be capped by GroES; misfolded proteins enter the barrel where they are refolded when GroES binds) produces MAAKDVKFGADARTRMLRGVDILADAVKVTLGPKGRNVVIDKSFGAPRTTKDGVTVAKEIELSDKFENMGAQMVREVASKTNDIAGDGTTTATVLAQSIVREGAKAVAAGMNPMDLKRGVDLAVEAVVAELQKKSKKISTTGEVAQVGTISANGEAEIGTMIAEAMERVGKEGVITVEEAKSLETELDVVEGMQFDRGYLSPYFITNADKMVCEMENPYILLHEKKLSGLQPMLPLLEAVVQSSRPLLIIAEDVEGEALATLVVNKLRGGLKVAAVKAPGFGDRRKAMLEDIAILTGGQVISEDLGIKLESASLDMLGSAKRVVITKEETTVIDGAGKKKEIAGRCTQIRAQAEETTSDYDREKLQERLAKLAGGVAVLRVGGATEVEVKERKDRVEDAMNATRAAVEEGIVIGGGTALLNAAKVLSKLEGVNDDQRVGIELVARALQAPIRQIAENAGHEGSIVVGKIQDAKDAALGFDAQNGKFVNMFKAGIIDPTKVVRTALQDAASIAGLLITTEAMVADAPEKKDAAPAAPDMGGMGGMGGMGF; encoded by the coding sequence ATGGCTGCGAAAGACGTTAAGTTTGGCGCCGACGCCCGTACGCGCATGCTGCGTGGTGTCGACATTCTGGCCGACGCCGTGAAAGTCACCCTCGGTCCCAAGGGCCGCAACGTGGTGATCGACAAGTCCTTCGGTGCTCCGCGCACGACCAAGGACGGCGTCACGGTGGCCAAGGAGATCGAGCTCTCCGACAAGTTCGAGAACATGGGCGCCCAGATGGTGCGCGAGGTTGCTTCGAAGACCAACGACATTGCCGGTGACGGCACGACCACTGCGACCGTTCTGGCGCAGTCGATCGTGCGCGAGGGCGCCAAGGCGGTTGCCGCCGGCATGAACCCGATGGATCTGAAGCGTGGCGTGGACCTGGCCGTCGAGGCCGTGGTTGCCGAGCTGCAGAAGAAGTCGAAGAAGATCTCCACCACCGGCGAAGTCGCCCAGGTCGGCACCATCTCCGCCAACGGCGAGGCCGAAATCGGCACCATGATCGCCGAGGCGATGGAGCGCGTCGGCAAGGAAGGCGTCATCACGGTGGAAGAGGCGAAGTCTCTCGAGACCGAGCTGGACGTGGTCGAGGGCATGCAGTTCGACCGCGGCTACCTGTCGCCATACTTCATCACCAACGCGGACAAGATGGTCTGCGAGATGGAGAACCCCTACATCCTGCTGCACGAGAAGAAGCTCTCCGGCCTGCAGCCCATGCTGCCGCTGCTGGAAGCCGTCGTGCAGTCCAGCCGTCCGCTGCTGATCATTGCCGAGGACGTCGAGGGCGAAGCCCTGGCGACCCTGGTGGTGAACAAGCTGCGCGGTGGCCTGAAGGTCGCCGCCGTGAAGGCCCCGGGCTTCGGCGACCGCCGCAAGGCCATGCTTGAGGACATTGCGATCCTCACCGGCGGCCAGGTGATCTCTGAGGATCTCGGCATCAAGCTCGAGAGCGCGAGCCTCGACATGCTGGGCTCGGCCAAGCGCGTGGTCATCACCAAGGAAGAGACCACCGTCATCGACGGCGCCGGCAAGAAGAAGGAAATCGCGGGCCGCTGCACGCAGATCCGGGCCCAGGCCGAGGAGACTACCTCGGACTACGACCGTGAGAAGCTGCAGGAGCGTCTGGCGAAGCTGGCCGGCGGCGTTGCCGTCCTGCGCGTCGGCGGCGCCACCGAGGTCGAGGTGAAGGAGCGTAAGGATCGCGTCGAAGACGCGATGAACGCCACCCGCGCCGCGGTCGAGGAAGGCATCGTCATCGGCGGCGGTACGGCTCTGCTGAACGCTGCCAAGGTGCTCTCCAAGCTGGAAGGCGTCAACGACGACCAGCGTGTCGGCATCGAACTGGTGGCCCGCGCGCTGCAGGCGCCGATCCGCCAGATCGCCGAGAACGCGGGCCACGAGGGCTCGATCGTCGTCGGCAAGATCCAGGACGCCAAGGACGCGGCCCTGGGCTTCGACGCTCAGAACGGCAAGTTCGTGAACATGTTCAAGGCCGGCATCATCGACCCGACCAAGGTCGTGCGTACCGCGCTGCAGGACGCGGCGTCCATCGCCGGCCTGCTGATCACGACCGAAGCCATGGTCGCCGACGCCCCCGAGAAGAAGGACGCCGCGCCTGCGGCTCCCGACATGGGTGGCATGGGCGGCATGGGTGGCATGGGCTTCTAA